The following nucleotide sequence is from Microbacterium imperiale.
CCCGTCGCAGCAGTCGCCATCACTTCTCTCCTCAGCCGATCTCCGTCGGGACGATTCCATAGGGAGCGAGCCCCGCGGCGCCACCGTCGGGGGCCGTGAGTACCCAGATGCCCCCATCATGCACGGCGACGCTATGTTCCCAGTGAGAGCCGTCCGTGCCGTCGACGGTCGACACCGTCCAGTCGTCGTCCTCGACGAACGTCGCCTCCGACCCCGCGACGACCATCGGCTCGATGGCGAGCACGAGTCCGGGCTTGACCTCGGGCCCGAGGTCGGCGACGCGGTAGTTGAACACCGACGGCGCCTCGTGCATCTTGCGGCCGATTCCGTGCCCGACGTAGTGGCGCAGGATGCCGTAGTCCTCGCCGGACGCCTCGATCGACGTCTGGATCGCGTCGCCGATCTCGGCGATGTGGCGGGCGTTCGCGAGCGCCGCGATCCCCGCCCACAGCGACTGCTCGGTGGCCTGCGACAGCCGCTCCCGCGCGGCGACGAGCTCGGGGCGCGACGGGTCCGGAAGGACGATCGTGAACGCCGAGTCACCGTTCCAGCCGCGGTACTGCGCTCCGGCGTCGATCGAGAGGATGTCGCCCGGCTCGAGCGGACGGTCGTTCGGGATGCCGTGCACGACCTGCTCGTTCACCGACGCGCACACGGTGTGGCGGTATCCGCGCACGAGCTGGAAGTTCGACTCGGCGCCCCGCGAGCGGATCACCTCGGCGGCGACGGCATCCAGCTCGAGTGTCGTCACACCGGGGGCGACGCGCTCGCGCACCGCCTGCAGCGCCGCGGCCGTGATGAGGCCGGGCTCGACC
It contains:
- the map gene encoding type I methionyl aminopeptidase translates to MIGRRSIYKSPAQLRSMVEPGLITAAALQAVRERVAPGVTTLELDAVAAEVIRSRGAESNFQLVRGYRHTVCASVNEQVVHGIPNDRPLEPGDILSIDAGAQYRGWNGDSAFTIVLPDPSRPELVAARERLSQATEQSLWAGIAALANARHIAEIGDAIQTSIEASGEDYGILRHYVGHGIGRKMHEAPSVFNYRVADLGPEVKPGLVLAIEPMVVAGSEATFVEDDDWTVSTVDGTDGSHWEHSVAVHDGGIWVLTAPDGGAAGLAPYGIVPTEIG